Below is a window of Candidatus Neomarinimicrobiota bacterium DNA.
ATATAACCTCACCTTCAGTGGCGATTGATGTGATCCAATCACCGTTGGTGTAGTTAATCCACTCTGCATTCTGTCCCAAGACACAGGTATAGGGTAACAAAACTGCCAGCAGCATAATAATTCCAGCCGTAACTGAGCTAATGATTTTACTTTGCATTTTGTGCTCCAATATCTTCATGTTATGCTCTGGCTCACTTCAGGAAGAGCATTTTTATTGTTGTTGAGAAATCATTTGCTTCCAGTCGACAAAAATACACTCCCGTACTCACTTGATTTCCGTGATGGTCCTGACCGCTCCATTGCATTTGATATGAGCCGGGAGGCTGGGATGCATCCTGAAGCTGCATGATTTCTCGACCCTGAATATCAAATATTTTGAGCTTGACTGTCAATTGCTCAGCCAGTGTGTAGCTGATGGTAGTGATGGGGTTGAAAGGATTCGGGTAGTTCTGGAGTAATTCATGTCTTGGAGCATGAGCAGGTTCACCATCAACACTTAAGACACCCAAACCATATTCTAAGGTTGAAACAGCCAACTCAGCCATTTCTGATTCAAATGCCAGTATTTCTGGCAACCCGGAATTGCCAGTATTACGCCAATTGGCAAGCTGGGATTCCGTCCAGCTAAAAATTGAATCCTCCGCTGGAAAAATATTTGCCCATAATCCTTCACCATTATAGTTACGCAGCATGGGAGTGTTTATGAATTCGAGGTCCATCTGGTATTGGTTTATGTATATGGTTGTATCGATACCAGATAATAGAGAATTGGCAATATCGGAAAGCGTACAACCCTGTAATCCAGTTGCCGCTGCAGGGGCTTCTCCGATGGGCCAATAGGGCAATGCGATTGCAGTAGAGGGTTGGCCCAGTAGATTCCACATGGTCGTGGTCCGGGCCGGTTCATCAGGTATAACTCCGTGTACCACCGTTGCAGAGATACATATGCTACGGCAAATACTCACGGCGTTGGAAATATATCCGATGGGGACAACTGGATAGAGAGAAACATCATCAGAAGGCACACCAATTGGGCTGCCATCAATCCCGTTAAATTCTCGCATCTGATACCGGATGATACTGCGGTGATTCAGACTGTCTCCAGCATGGAAGTCACTGATAAGCGCACTGGAACGGACGAACCGACCGTGACCAAACGGTCCTCCAACGCCATCCCCAGCCATGGAGAAATTTGCACGAACTATATATCCATTTGGAGCTTC
It encodes the following:
- a CDS encoding T9SS type A sorting domain-containing protein; the protein is MRFRSKNFLILSIVITILFMGKLSLYQEPLNAEDNEGCTIGVAAGIATPDGRPMIWKNRDTEATASNASVFWSTGDPNEFEYLAVISGGNTNLIYQGVNSQGFAIVNSLIDDLPQGTTGPGNGTFIRMALESCGTVAEFIQLLNQTNISGRRTQANFAVLDSTGDAKMIEAGGNVYWVYDAAEAPNGYIVRANFSMAGDGVGGPFGHGRFVRSSALISDFHAGDSLNHRSIIRYQMREFNGIDGSPIGVPSDDVSLYPVVPIGYISNAVSICRSICISATVVHGVIPDEPARTTTMWNLLGQPSTAIALPYWPIGEAPAAATGLQGCTLSDIANSLLSGIDTTIYINQYQMDLEFINTPMLRNYNGEGLWANIFPAEDSIFSWTESQLANWRNTGNSGLPEILAFESEMAELAVSTLEYGLGVLSVDGEPAHAPRHELLQNYPNPFNPITTISYTLAEQLTVKLKIFDIQGREIMQLQDASQPPGSYQMQWSGQDHHGNQVSTGVYFCRLEANDFSTTIKMLFLK